agtggtaaaacttaaataaaacatttttatgatcaCATTTTTCAGCAAAACTGAAAATGAGTGAGAAATGGTTAATGCCAATATGGCATTTCCCCCTAGAATGTAATTGGAAGACCTAGCTGTCATTCAAATCTTTGGATTTGCATTCCCACAGTTTCTTTTGAAGAGCACCAGATTCAAAAAGCAGTTCCTCTGATTTTCTTCCCTAGGGTAGCAATCTAGTGCAAGATTCTACTTACGATCGAGGAGTTGGCAGAAGATCAGATTTCTCAGTCCTGTATACTCTATCTGCAAGATCATCTGGAGGAGGTATTTAATACCACTCATAAGAAAAGGCTAAGATTTGTGGTGGAGAACATGGCCTCCTCTTTGTCAGCGATTCCTCATGTTATCCTCATGTCAGCAGAATTTATCACAGGGATCACAGTGAATGGATTTCTTATAATCATCAACTGTAGAGAATTGATCAAAAGCAGAAAGCTAACACCAGTACAACTCCTTTTCATATGTATAGGGATGTCGAGACTTGGTCTGCTGATGGTGTTAATGGTACAaagttttttctctgtgttctttccaCTCTTCTACAGGGTAAAAATTTATGGAGCAGCAATATTGTTCTTTTGGATGTTTTTTAGCTCTGTAAGTCTCTGGTTTGCCGCCTGCCTTTCTGTATTTTACTGCCTCAAGATATCAGACCTCACTCAATCCTATTTTCTTTGGCTGAAATTCAGGATCTTAAAGTTAATGCCTTGGCTGCTTCTGGGAAGCCTGCTGGCCTCCATGAGCATTGCGGCTCTGTGCATCGATGCAGATTACCCTAAAAACATGAACGATAATGATTTCCTCAAGAATGCCACGCTGAAGAAGACTGAACTCAAGATAAGGCCAATTAATGAAGTGCTTCTTGTCAACTTGGCATTGCTATTTCCGCTAGCCATATTTGTGATGTGCACTTTTATGTTATTCATTTCTCTCTACAGGCACACTCATCGGATGCAAAACAGATCTCATGGTGTTAGCAATGCCAGCACAGAAGCCcatataaatgcattaaaaacagTGATAACgttcttttgcttctttatttcttattttgctgCCTTCATGGCCAATATGACCTTCAGTATTCCTTACGGAAGTCAGTGCTTCTTTGTGGTAAAGGATATAATGGCGGCATTTCCCTCTGGACATTCAGTTATAATCATCTTGAATAATTCTAAATTCCAACAACCATTCAGGAGACTTCTCTGCCTCAGAAAGAATCTGTGAAATacaagcaatcctgaaaaaaaaaaaaaagattcaatgaAGAGCGAAGCAATGTTAAATATTGTGTATTTGTTTGACGTGGATTCGATAGActtatgctttgtttttgtttacttacgTATTTTGTGTGCTCTCTTCCTGGCAAGTTCCTTCTCTCCTACCCCCAGAACATGTGAAGCACTAATTTTGATGTTGGATGGATAGGATTTTTATTCCCCCAGGGATTGTAtacttaaaacatatataaatacatatatacatgagatatataaatattatggTAGTAATAcacttaaataattaatatttgcaGTGGAGTGGCAGTTGtgtaaaaataatcagaaaaaaaataagacttcatTTGGTTAACCAAAGTAGTTCTGTTATCTGTTTACCCCCAGGTCATCGAGAATCTTCTGTTTTAAATGAGCAAAATCACATTGATTTAGGCTAAGACTTGGAACAGTATAACCATTTTGGCTATTTGGTTAAACataactattttccagagtatcATTAGTGTAACTATGGTTAAGATGCAAATTATATgttgaaaatgtatgtatgtCAAGGCAATGAACCCAGATATGCAGACTAAAGTCTAACTTTGTCTTTGATTTCAGCTACTAGTTCAAGTTGGTAAATGAGAAGATGCAAATAGgctagcatgtgtgtgtgcatgtacacacacaaccCAGGGTCTCCATCTCtcacaagaagaagaaatattttcccaTCCCTTGAAGTGTTAAACTTCTGCccagagagaatatgagtgaggTTGTTGACACTGAAGTCCCAGTAAGAATATGTTCAGCTGAtgtcttaaattctttaaaaatttttttatgtttttaaaatttatttttgagagggagagagagagtgagcaggggagggtcagggagagagggagacacagaatccgaagcaggctccaggctctgagccgccaaCGCAGAACGCTAtgaggggctcaaagtcatgaaccatgagatcatgacctgagcccaagctggacacttaaccgactgagccacccaggcacacctaatGTCTTAACTTCTTAAGTGGTGTGTCAATGTCTTCCATCTGGAAATCTTATTCAGGGTATGGCTGCAGCAAATGACTGGAAAATCTAAAGTAAAAGTTTTGAAACATGATAGATTTGAGCGGATTCTGCTTTTTAAGGATCTTGAATAGTCTtgctttaggaaagaaaaatagtttttgtcATATCTTACATCTCACAATATCTGTTTTAAATCTGTGAAACCCTCACTGGCtcctaaacaaacaaatgaaaagatgtgtaGTTACTTTAGTTGTAAATAAATTGTGACTAACTGACTTAGAAGTTgcaaggatgaaaaaaaaatactagatgtatgtgtgtgcacacgtgtgttttttaaatgctataaaatatttttgctcaCAGCCATTTGCTTCATTCTCAGAACATTTTGTAAAGTAGGCAGTGGGATTATCTCAGTTTCTGCATGCAGAAGTAAGGTCTGAAGAGGTCCTTACACATGCCTAAAGTTCGTCAGCTATACTCACTGGTGTAATTGGAACTCCTTTGTGGCTCTTAAGTCTCTAAGGACAGTGTTCctttatttggttttctctccattattattatttataacaacTTTAGATCTCAAAATTTATGATAAGAAACAATGTTCAACCTATATCTGCATTATGTCCTGAAAAAGTcagctgaaaaatatttcaaaatcttattctattattttttcaagtcatttatttttttatttatctcatatTTGGTTTACTAATAGTCTGAAGTGGTCTAATCATAGGCCCCCAATTTACAATTTATTATCACTTGGGTCCAGGAAATCACCATGTCAGTGTCCCTCATTATGGGTCAGGTAACACTAACTGTCTACTGGGAAAAACTGGTATTCCCTAGGGTTACAGCCTGAGTTCCAGACAATTGTGTAATGGGAACCCACTCCTTAAGTTATAGAACGATGTGTTGAGTCTTTGCATCATCGTGGGGAATCCCCACGGCCCCTTGTGTCTAGGGCCAAGCTGAAAGTCTCACTGGTGCCAGCGCCTGAGTTACACAGGTAGTCATGACAGATGTTTCCATATTAAGGTCAGATACCATTGAACCACTTATATttactgtattcatttctttttaatttaaaaataattttagtaattgGTTTTTAACTTGTAAAATGATACATAGTTAATgtagaaaattggaaaaataagaaacataagaaGTGAACCTGATAGAATCACAGGTAAAATTTTCATGTACCTTCTTCCAGCATTTGAAATccatgtacacatatatgcacatacacatatatgtgtgtgatgTAATTTATTACATTATGGAGATCACGCTGTACATATACTTTAtgctatttttatgtaaattacatgtgtgaaattttgcatttgtaacaattttataatatttcattttatggatgtaattttgtttttgtttttaattttttaatgtttacttagttatttttgagagacagagggacagagtgcaaactgggaatggacagagagtgagggagacacagagcctgaagcaggctccaggctctgagctgttagcaggcTAGAaagcacgaaccgtgagattatgacctgagctgaagttggatgctttactgactgagccacccagcacctctgtaattttgtttttaaccattcATATTTCATTAACCTGTATCTCCATTAGCAAAGAGAATGGTAGAGTTGAAAATAACGTatatattattaaagaaagaaaacgacAGCActcaaactaaacaaacaaaaaatgaaataagagactcttaaatgcagagaacaaactgagggttgatgggggcttgggggagtggggaaatgagtgatgggcactgaggagggcatttgttgggatgagcactgggtgttgtatgtaagtggtgaaccacaagaatctactcccaaaaacccagagcacactttacacactacATGTTAGCCAAttcgacaataaattatatttaaaaataaagaaatggaaaaaagtctaCAATTAAAGAATAGGAGAATATTCTGTTATCATAATTTACACATGAGTAACCCAATTGGTACTAATGTCTTGAAAAATTTTGGAATGAGAATTCCTTGACATAGGTCTATGGGCATGGGAGTCCTTGGAATGAACCTGTTGGCCTGGGAAACTTGTACTGACGCCGTGGGCTGGGAGTTCCTTGGGATGTGGCTGCGGCAGGGCAGGCCTCCCAGGCTTTCATCAAGTCTGTATGAAAAGGCATCAATGCCTTTAAGAGGAATTCCAGTAATCAGgtaattaacttttttattctagaattgctttattttgtgtatgttatcTCACGAACCATCACAAGCCAGGTAGAGAATATTATTATCTGTACTAAATATGAGGAAATCTAAActtgaaaagacaaaagaattggTTACTTATCTAGACCTGAATCTTGTCTTCTAAATCTGAATTCCTAAGTTTTTTCTAAACACAATTGTGCATCAAAGCTGCCTAGTGAATAGTTTTAAATTGAGGATTTCCAGGCTTCTCCTAGACTTGCTGAATACAGTGTCTGGGGACGGTGCCCAAAAACCTATATTGTGAACTTGCAGGCAATTCTGATGCAATTTGTTTACTGACCAGCGTTTGTCAGGTCCACCACATTGCAGAATATTAATGCTACTAACTGGAGCCTTAAACATATATTCTTGTCAATGTAAACTCTTTCTTGGGAGAAATTTTTTAGGGCATTTAAATTAAGTTCTTCTCCATTACAAAACATTTAAGTTATATAGCTAACCTTTCATTGAGATGTTTTTGGTTGAAAGGAACCGATTCACATGTTGGTCATCTAATGTAAGAAGGGACATGTGGAATGCACATGAAATGATAAACAAGGAATACTGTCAtggaaatccaaaaataaaagctgaaaccAGCAGAGTAAAAGGAATACATAGAGCTCAACAGCCATCATTTTTGGAATCTCTTCTAGTGCTCATCCAATATTATGAGTCAATCTCTCCCTGCAcacctgctttttcttctctcactATATAAtgtgtagaaaatatatttttttcctgcttatacATATCTCCTACTTCATCATAAATACAACTGATTCTACCATTCTGGACCTTGACTTTACCTCATGACTTCTTTCTATCTTACACTTTAACACAGACTGCTGTGTGTGATTTGATTTATTTACCTCAAGTCAAATTTTTCTAGGGTATATCTGATTACACATCTGTCATTGTTGTCAGGCCATCATTAGGGTCCTGGTATATCTAGGTACTGGCTATACTTGGATGAGGGGTCCAAATCTGAGCCAATCAGATTCAATCTGGAAGGCAAAGCCACTGGTCTGCCTCGGGCTCCCTGTAGCTTCAGTTGGGATGTGAGCAGGGAAGTTTCTCTGAAAGCATCTTAGTGTATCAGGCACCATGATTATCATGAATCCATATGCTTCTGGAATGCCTCATTTTTCAGAATTCATTTAAGGCAAGGGATACCCGTAGATCCCATGAAGACTTTGCAAGTCACTGCAAACTTAAAACCCACAAATAGGAATTTGATCTATCTTCCTGTGTATTCTAGATAATTTTATGTCAAAGAAGACTTTTAATATATGAGAATGAGTTCTTTTACAATAGAAGATTAAATGTACGctgctcagtaaataaataaatattgagagtCAATTATGTAGGCACACCAAGGGGTCCACATGTTTGCATGGGCACATCACAGCTGTTTCAAACCAGAAAATGAGTTTGAGAACATCTGTGTTTGTACTATTTCTTCCGACTTCTTTCTCAATAGACACAGTTCACTTTTACTCATCTCCGCACTAGACAATATATGCTTAATTAATCAATAAAGAGCTTTAGTTTTAACCATTAGAAATAAATTACCAGAAAGAAGGCATTTCCAAGTTAATTCTGCAAATCCTGCACGTCTTCTCTGGCACTACTTAAAgagtaaaattttgaaaattaaaggcTTCCtcccaggaatgcctgggtggctcagtcgattaagtgtccaacttcggtttaggtcataatctcatagttcatgggtttcaaccccaggtagggctctgcaccgacagcttggggcctggacccagctttggattctgtatctcactctctctctgccactctcccacttgtgcgcgctctctctctctcaaaaataattaaacatttaaaaaaagccttCCTCCCATATTCACACACATATTTATCCAAACTTTTGAAGTTTGCAAAATTGCAAAATCTTGTATCAGAATTCCTTCCATTTCCTAAGACCAGcctcctggaatttttttaaaaggacaaatagGGAAATTACCAATAACTTTCACATAAGCAACTTCAGGATTAGAAGAGGTAGAGGAAGAAAGGATGTGCACTCTGGAAAATTAGTTTTCCTTGTGTTTGACTTGAACGGGATTATCTCAGTATGACGTCCAGAAAAAAATCGGACATAGATGTATCTTGTACCAGCTTTGCAGTTTTTGTCCGGGGTCCTGCTGTGTGTCACAGACTCCTCACTACAAAAGTTCCCTGACACATGGAAAATAACAGCCAATTTCATGCTTCAGGCTCAGGGGAGTTAGTCATTAATGGAATTCTTATAACACTGTGCTATGAGGCCACGTTATATGGATAAGATGAATGTaaggaaatatttaatttctaactCAGGGAAATTATAACAACAGATGCCTTACAGTATCACTGAGCACACAACATTTTGTGCTCAAAATACATGTTATATCAATAAATGCTCTTTCAACGTATGCCAAATATTGTTCTCTAATTTCCCTAAGGGtaattattttacagaagagataAAGACAATGGAAATGGTCTCCACGGAATTAATGGAAATTGTTAAGAATGCGGCTTTATTGACCCAGTTTTCTATGTGATGATTCTGAACTTTcaaatttgtttgcattttcagaGACCCTTAGTGGTTGCACTTTGTTTTTACTAATTTGCTTAAAAAGTTGCTAAGTCTGTGcttatgtctctttttaaaaatcttacttccCCATTATGGTCTACTATAGTTTTTTCAGTACCTAGTTtcatggaagtaaaataaaatgacaattatttttcctaaaaccATCTTTCAATTATTNNNNNNNNNNNNNNNNNNNNNNNNNNNNNNNNNNNNNNNNNNNNNNNNNNNNNNNNNNNNNNNNNNNNNNNNNNNNNNNNNNNNNNNNNNNNNNNNNNNNACTAGGTACTGAAAAAACTATAGTAGACCATAATGGggaagtaagatttttaaaaagagacataagCACAGACTTAGCAACTTTTTAAGCAAATTAGTAAAAACAAAGTGCAACCACTAAGGGTCTCTGAAAATGCAAACAATGAGACAATTAGCCTAAAGGGGCTCTTCCCTCCTCCTAACAGGAGGGCTTGCTCCAATCTCAGCTTCCCACTGGATCCTTagcatttccccccaaaaaacaggaAGGCAGCTTCGCACAGGCCTCCAGTCATCAGAGGCTGAGCTGGCTCTCCCGGACAATCCTGTGAACAGCTGGCATCCAAATTCAGTGAGGCCGGTGCCCAGATAATTTGTTAGTCAGTCTGTTCCTGCCCCACTGCCATTGATGAAGTTGCTCTCAGACTTGCCTGTAAAAGAGAAGAGCAGGTGACATTCTGTCACCCAGAATGTTCACTCACCGTGTGTCCAAGAGCAGGCCCTGACCCTCGTCATCTCTCTAGAGGATACTAAGGCATCAGAAAACTCACGTCCTTTTCCCCCCTGATCTTTGCTTGTATAGTTTTTGCCCTAATAAAATCCATTTCCTAATCCACAGTGTGTGACATGTCAGAGGCCTGCGTTGCTCAGCTGAGTAGAGGGAATACACAGGCATGTCTAATCTCccgtctttattctttttttaaatgtttatttagttttgagaggtgggggggtagtggcagagagagagggagacacaaaattctaagcaggctccaggcactgagctgtctgtacagagcctgaagcggggctcatactcacgaaccatgagatcaggacctgagccaaacttggttactcatggactgagccacccaggtgccacctctCCAGTATCTACTCTCACACAGCCTTATCCATCAAGGTTTCAAAAGATGCACCTCATTTCTCCCTGTTCtcccactgttctttttttttcaatttttttatgacttttatttatttttaagagacagagagagacggcgtgaATAGGGTAAgttcagagagagacggagacacagaatccgaaataggctccaggctctgagctgtcagcacagagcccgatgcgggggccgaacccacgaaccgtgagatcatgccctgagccgaagccagaagccagatgccCCTCTCCCATTGTTCTTAAATGTAATGCATAGAGTTTTACGGACCTGAATTCAtgtaaataacttattttatgatCTCCTCATCTCACTCAAGCTTTAATTCTTTCCccttcatgtttattattttcagtgtgGAAAGTATTCCCTTTGATAAAGAAAGGAGATGAAATAAAAGCTAAACTGTTAAGCTACCTTATGGCATcagttaatataattttttttctgcccaaGTAAAGAAATTCCCTCATTCTTATTTGCTTATACTGAGCATAATTTAAAACCTATTTTACTTCCTTCTAAATTTATGGTGTATTTTGAACTGCACTTACTAGTTTATGACAAGATTATTATTCCAGTGGATTTTAAGATTATTC
The genomic region above belongs to Suricata suricatta isolate VVHF042 chromosome 2, meerkat_22Aug2017_6uvM2_HiC, whole genome shotgun sequence and contains:
- the LOC115306837 gene encoding taste receptor type 2 member 9-like; this translates as MASSLSAIPHVILMSAEFITGITVNGFLIIINCRELIKSRKLTPVQLLFICIGMSRLGLLMVLMVQSFFSVFFPLFYRVKIYGAAILFFWMFFSSVSLWFAACLSVFYCLKISDLTQSYFLWLKFRILKLMPWLLLGSLLASMSIAALCIDADYPKNMNDNDFLKNATLKKTELKIRPINEVLLVNLALLFPLAIFVMCTFMLFISLYRHTHRMQNRSHGVSNASTEAHINALKTVITFFCFFISYFAAFMANMTFSIPYGSQCFFVVKDIMAAFPSGHSVIIILNNSKFQQPFRRLLCLRKNL